A stretch of the Salminus brasiliensis chromosome 23, fSalBra1.hap2, whole genome shotgun sequence genome encodes the following:
- the en2b gene encoding homeobox protein engrailed-2b encodes MEEKDRSPRGAEDSGDESLLLHAPGNLHAHRVTNFYIDNILRPDFGRRKEGIAGIPVNDHDHHHNHHQHAAVTSEPSAATEPVGAPVPGEGTSGPRPGTEAKRTSDGAGAESADQCLSSDSECSQSSAHPNSQPMLWPAWVYCTRYSDRPSSGPRSRKPKKKSMSKEDKRPRTAFTAEQLQRLKSEFQTNRYLTEQRRQSLAQELGLNESQIKIWFQNKRAKIKKASGTKNSLALHLMAQGLYNHATTSKEDKSDSD; translated from the exons ATGGAGGAGAAGGACCGGAGCCCCAGAGGCGCGGAGGACTCAGGCGACGAGTCGTTGCTGCTGCACGCGCCGGGCAACCTGCACGCCCACCGGGTCACCAACTTTTACATCGACAACATCCTGCGGCCGGACTTTGGTCGGAGGAAAGAAGGCATCGCGGGCATCCCGGTCAATGACCATGACCACCATCACAACCACCACCAACATGCAGCAGTCACCAGCGAGCCCTCGGCGGCTACGGAGCCGGTGGGCGCGCCGGTACCTGGAGAAGGGACGTCCGGACCGCGACCGGGAACCGAGGCGAAAAGGACCTCGGACGGAGCTGGCGCTGAAAGCGCAGACCAGTGCCTGAGCTCGGACTCGGAGTGCTCTCAGAGCAGCGCGCACCCAAATAGCCAGCCCATGCTGTGGCCAGCCTGGGTCTACTGCACCAGATACTCGGACAGACCATCATCAG GGCCAAGATCCCGCAaaccaaagaagaaaagcaTGAGCAAGGAGGACAAGCGCCCTCGCACCGCCTTCACAGCCGAGCAGCTGCAGAGACTCAAGTCTGAATTCCAGACAAACCGCTACCTGACCGAGCAGAGGCGACAGAGCCTGGCACAGGAGCTCGGCCTCAACGAGTCACAGATCAAGATCTGGTTCCAGAACAAGAGGGCCAAGATCAAGAAAGCGTCAGGGACCAAGAACTCGTTGGCCTTGCACCTGATGGCCCAAGGCCTGTACAATCACGCCACCACCTCCAAGGAGGACAAATCAGACAGCGACTGA